A window from bacterium encodes these proteins:
- a CDS encoding NADH-quinone oxidoreductase subunit B family protein, producing MGLIENRFEKNILITSVDKLFNWARTRSLWPATFGLACCAIEMMAAGGDHYDFDRFGVIFRATPRQSDVMIVAGTVTKKMAPIVKHLYDQMPEPKYVIAMGNCAISGGIFKTYSVLQGVEKVIPVDVYVPGCPPRPEALYYGIFKLQKKIEKETIAKK from the coding sequence CCTCTGTGGATAAATTATTTAACTGGGCGCGCACCCGTTCTTTATGGCCTGCTACATTCGGGCTGGCCTGCTGTGCAATCGAGATGATGGCCGCGGGAGGCGACCATTATGATTTTGACAGGTTCGGAGTAATATTCAGGGCGACACCGAGACAGTCGGATGTAATGATTGTAGCGGGGACCGTTACAAAAAAAATGGCGCCTATTGTGAAACATCTTTATGACCAGATGCCGGAGCCCAAATATGTAATAGCGATGGGTAATTGCGCCATAAGCGGCGGTATTTTCAAAACATACAGCGTATTACAGGGTGTGGAAAAAGTTATTCCGGTGGATGTTTATGTTCCGGGATGCCCGCCCCGCCCGGAGGCTTTGTATTACGGTATTTTCAAACTTCAGAAAAAAATTGAAAAAGAGACGATTGCAAAAAAATAG
- a CDS encoding NADH-quinone oxidoreductase subunit C, producing MEQEKNLVIEKIKERFPGAVKNVYSFRGEWTAVVDKKSIVDICKFLKETPELDFSFLVDLTALDFPDRDIPFEVVYILYSISQSKRIFVKVNVGVDDLVVPSLTCLWESANWAEREVYDMFGIKFSGHPNLKRLLMPEDFEGYPLRKEFPINGEEL from the coding sequence ATGGAACAAGAGAAAAATTTAGTTATAGAAAAGATAAAAGAGCGTTTTCCCGGCGCGGTAAAAAATGTTTATTCTTTCCGCGGCGAGTGGACAGCGGTAGTAGATAAAAAATCTATTGTTGATATCTGTAAGTTTTTGAAAGAAACTCCGGAATTGGATTTTAGTTTTTTAGTGGATTTAACGGCACTTGATTTTCCTGATAGAGATATTCCGTTTGAAGTAGTGTATATTTTATATTCGATATCCCAGTCCAAAAGGATTTTTGTAAAAGTGAATGTTGGTGTGGATGATTTAGTTGTGCCTTCGCTTACCTGTTTATGGGAATCCGCGAATTGGGCCGAACGGGAGGTTTATGATATGTTCGGAATAAAGTTTTCAGGCCATCCTAATTTGAAAAGGCTTTTAATGCCGGAAGATTTTGAAGGGTATCCGTTAAGGAAAGAGTTTCCAATAAACGGGGAAGAATTGTAA